The genomic interval CGTCTTGACGTCGTAGACGCCGGTGCCGTCAAGGTTCAGCGCGACCCGGATCCGGGTCTCCGTGGTGTTCCGCTCGATCGAGGCGCGGCGGCCGCCATTCGTGGGGGTCTGGTCCATGGCGGTTTTGTAGCAGGAAGCATCCCCACACGCCAGCATCCGGCACGATTGATGCGCGGCCTGTCCATTCCGACGATTGTCCTACATAGGTGTGCGAGCTACAGTTCTATACACTTCATGCGTGCATATCGGCTTATGATGACCCATCAGCGCCCATTCCCCGCAGTTCTGGTTCTCCTTCTCGGCCTGCTGCCAACTGGCTGCGGCGGCATGTCCCCGCCTCCGCCCCTGGGCAAAAAGGCGCCACCGGTGGCCACCGGAACCACGGCGCCCTTTCGTTTCGGCGAGCTGACCATCGGGTCGATGCGGCGCGGAATGCAGATCGGGCGTTACATCTGGGGCATCGACTGCGCCCCACCCTACGACGACGTCTATTGGACCAGCGGCGTCAACATGCGGCGGGGTTCCACCTTCGACGAGCGGTTCGCCGAGGTGATGACCGCCGCCGGCTTCGACGTGGTCGGCCGTCCCGGCGGTCCAGACAACCCCGACGGCAACCGCAGCCGCGCCCGGTTCACCGTGCAGGGCGATTTGCGCGACGTGCAGTTGGAACTTTGCCACCGCACCAACTGGCTGACCGGCAGCAGCAAGGGAAGCTCCGGCACCGGCAGCGTCCGGGTGGAATGGACGGTCTACGACGCTCGCGGCGGCGGGCTGGTCCATCGTGTGGTCACCACCGGCGCCACCGCACAGGAAGGTGGCGTGCCGCAAGGCGATACCCTGCTGATCGAGGAGTCCTTCGCCGCGGCGGTGGAGGCACTCGCCGCCGACGCGGGTTTCCGCGCCCTGCTGTCGGGCGGCGCCCTGCCCGCTCCGTCTGCGGCGACGTCGGCGATGTTTCCCGTGACGGCGCCGGCCGGATCCGTCCCCACGCTGCTGACGCCAGCCGCCGCATCTCCTGTCCTGGCGGCACCGGCCACGGTACCCACACCTGCTGCGAGCAGCCGGCTGTTTCTGCGAACCGGTGCCGTATCCGCTCGGCTCGCGTCGGCAAGGATACCGGTCGGCGGCTCGCACGGGCTGGTGATCGGCGAGACCGATCTGTCGGGCGAGGCGCAGGCGGTGCTGCTGGTTCCCCTCCCCGGATCAGACCCCACCGTCACCGTTCGGCCGGCCCGCGGGGTGGAGCTGACCGGCTGGGTGGTCGGGCGCGACACGGCCAGCGGCTTCGCCCTGGTCCGGGTGCCGGCCCGGCTCCCTGCCCTGTCCGTCCGCACCGCGTCTCCGCGCGTCAGCGAGCCGGTGCGGGCAGTCGCGGGCGGACGTGGCAGGGAAATCGCCGGCATCGTCGGCGGCCTGCCGGCCGACGAGGGGCGCGGCGCCACGTTGATCCAGGCGGATCTGGGCTCCGCCGCCCTGTTCACCGCGGTGACCGAGGCAGGTGACCCGCTGCTGGACGGCAAAGGTGCTCTGGTCGGCGTGG from Azospirillum sp. TSH100 carries:
- a CDS encoding serine protease, whose protein sequence is MATGTTAPFRFGELTIGSMRRGMQIGRYIWGIDCAPPYDDVYWTSGVNMRRGSTFDERFAEVMTAAGFDVVGRPGGPDNPDGNRSRARFTVQGDLRDVQLELCHRTNWLTGSSKGSSGTGSVRVEWTVYDARGGGLVHRVVTTGATAQEGGVPQGDTLLIEESFAAAVEALAADAGFRALLSGGALPAPSAATSAMFPVTAPAGSVPTLLTPAAASPVLAAPATVPTPAASSRLFLRTGAVSARLASARIPVGGSHGLVIGETDLSGEAQAVLLVPLPGSDPTVTVRPARGVELTGWVVGRDTASGFALVRVPARLPALSVRTASPRVSEPVRAVAGGRGREIAGIVGGLPADEGRGATLIQADLGSAALFTAVTEAGDPLLDGKGALVGVAPSAGRSVATPAGLVEFLALGPLLERLGADPGGPASGTPTRKPAETHRKPQADLWELEDPEGDMLDGDITPPT